A stretch of Gossypium hirsutum isolate 1008001.06 chromosome A06, Gossypium_hirsutum_v2.1, whole genome shotgun sequence DNA encodes these proteins:
- the LOC107962464 gene encoding LOW QUALITY PROTEIN: probable disease resistance protein At5g63020 (The sequence of the model RefSeq protein was modified relative to this genomic sequence to represent the inferred CDS: substituted 1 base at 1 genomic stop codon): MGNCCSLQIGLENFILRGLDSIAGHANYVCKLQQTLPTLSAALQELRAQRNDLQSQVDLAEQRLLRPFEQVQLWLSKAETMITEAEKLIADGPQQMNNLCLGGCGSKNYLSSYKFGKKVAEMLQEIRDHKRDGAFEKVAENQPAASVVVRPEELPIALESTIQKAWSCIVDKDVGIIGLYGLGGVGKTTLLTKLNNKFSTTPNDFEVVIWALVSKDSDVGKIQDRIGGNLGFPDGSWKNKHVDQKAVDIYRILSNKRFVVLLDDLWERVDLNQVGIPKPRQENGSKLIFTTRSLEVCGEKGAQKKINVECLETXRAWELFQDSVGDETLNSHPDIPNLAKQVAERCGGLPLALIAIGRAMACKTTIGEWNYAIEMLKRWALPKMENEVFPLLKFSYDNLPNATMKCCFLYCCLYPEDYCIPKKRLVEYWFCEGLLNEFDRISEAQMQGNNIINSLLNACLLENGSEIDGEDCVKMHDVIRDMALWITHEFEATEDRFFVKAAAQLFEEPDVKAWESVKRMSIMANRIQVLKETPKCPNLRTLFLSQTELQVISNGFFQFIPYHCTKILENEWEFGYM; this comes from the exons ATGGGCAACTGCTGCTCACTCCAAATTGGTTTAGAGAATTTCATCCTTCGTGGCTTGGATTCCATTGCTGGCCATGCTAATTACGTGTGCAAGCTTCAACAAACCCTTCCAACTTTATCTGCTGCACTTCAAGAACTGAGGGCACAAAGGAACGACCTGCAAAGCCAGGTTGATCTTGCAGAACAACGACTATTGAGGCCATTTGAGCAAGTTCAGCTATGGCTTTCAAAAGCAGAAACTATGATAACAGAGGCGGAAAAGTTGATTGCAGATGGCCCTCAACAAATGAATAACTTGTGTCTCGGTGGCTGTGGTTCCAAGAATTACTTATCTAGCTACAAGTTTGGTAAAAAAGTGGCCGAAATGCTTCAAGAAATAAGGGATCATAAGAGGGATGGAGCTTTTGAGAAAGTAGCGGAGAACCAGCCCGCAGCTTCAGTGGTAGTTAGACCTGAAGAGCTGCCGATTGCTCTAGAATCCACAATCCAAAAGGCATGGAGCTGTATCGTGGACAAAGATGTGGGGATCATTGGCCTCTATGGCTTGGGGGGCGTTGGCAAGACAACGCTCTTGACCAAACTCAACAACAAGTTCAGCACCACACCCAATGATTTTGAAGTTGTTATCTGGGCGTTGGTGTCTAAAGATTCTGATGTTGGAAAGATTCAAGACAGGATTGGTGGAAATCTTGGTTTTCCGGACGGATCCTGGAAGAATAAACATGTTGACCAGAAAGCTGTAGATATCTATCGGATATTGAGTAATAAGAGATTTGTTGTATTATTGGATGATTTATGGGAAAGGGTGGATTTGAACCAAGTTGGGATACCAAAACCAAGGCAAGAAAATGGTTCCAAACTTATTTTTACTACTCGGTCTTTGGAGGTGTGCGGCGAAAAGGGAGCTCAAAAGAAAATCAACGTGGAATGCCTGGAAACATAGAGGGCTTGGGAATTGTTCCAAGACAGTGTTGGAGATGAAACTCTTAACAGCCATCCAGATATTCCGAACCTAGCTAAACAAGTAGCTGAAAGGTGCGGTGGGCTGCCTCTTGCACTAATTGCAATCGGTCGGGCCATGGCTTGCAAAACAACAATTGGGGAATGGAATTATGCAATTGAGATGTTGAAGCGATGGGCATTGCCAAAAATGGAAAATGAGGTATTTCCACTTTTAAAATTCAGTTACGATAATTTGCCTAATGCCACAATGAAATGTTGCTTCCTATATTGTTGTTTGTATCCTGAAGATTATTGTATTCCCAAAAAGAGATTAGTGGAGTATTGGTTTTGTGAAGGGCTATTGAATGAATTTGATAGAATTAGTGAAGCTCAAATGCAAGGAAACAACATTATCAACTCtcttttgaatgcttgtttattGGAAAATGGTAGTGAAATAGATGGAGAAGATTGTGTGAAGATGCATGATGTGATCCGTGACATGGCTTTATGGATTACACACGAGTTCGAAGCAACAGAGGATAGGTTTTTTGTAAAAGCAGCGGCTCAATTATTTGAAGAACCGGATGTTAAGGCATGGGAAAGTGTAAAAAGAATGTCAATCATGGCAAATAGGATTCAAGTTCTCAAAGAAACACCCAAATGCCCTAACCTTCGAACCTTGTTTCTTAGCCAGACTGAGTTGCAAGTGATTAGCAATGGTTTCTTCCAATTTATACCATATCATtgtacaaaaattctagaaaatgaatgggaatttgGAT aTATGTAA